The following coding sequences lie in one Monomorium pharaonis isolate MP-MQ-018 chromosome 1, ASM1337386v2, whole genome shotgun sequence genomic window:
- the LOC105837739 gene encoding tetratricopeptide repeat protein 5 isoform X1 has protein sequence MSAIIDDKVVAGAKSSNTIKEDPIVALMERVKALYLFRDRYFETHSIDEAIKKNTDVEKEMKDTLSKFDECKGYEIDGSRAKYYYLKGKALNVVDRFIPQAEELLSKAVKLEPKLIEAWNELGECYWKNDDVKQAKNCFVGALQHDRNKVSLRNLSMVLRQEQTASVEERIKNIKQGVEYAKEAVSLDTSDGISWAILGNAYLSFFFTVAQSPSTLRSCMSAYTQAEKDIIARSNPDLFYNKAIALKYQEEYNLALQSFENAMALDPLWETPRNKRDELLQYLKDIQNSINNNGYVKPKRLYQMIRALDIKHLGPYKGGSYTYGGKSVKLDLIPLRELTLGLNTEKVVFGKVVCWIQDSDCVPFAFCLVDEQKTCIVVTVYNLAKGRGVTVGDSVGIPEPFVTHQKFSYMNNDFDYKSIRVETPIVLVVNGRKLGREQQAGANLHTFKKTD, from the exons ATGTCCGCGATTATAGACGATAAGGTTGTCGCGGGCGCGAAGAGCTCGAATACCATCAAAGAAGATCCGATCGTAGCATTAATG GAAAGAGTGAAAGCCTTGTATCTCTTCCGAGACCGTTATTTTGAGACGCATTCTATTGACGAAGCGATTAAGAAGAATACTGACGTAGAAAAGGAGATGAAAGACACATTGAGCAAGTTCGACGAGTGTAAGGGATACGAAATCGATGGCTCGCGtgcaaagtattattatttaaagggAAAGGCTCTGAACGTGGTGGACCGTTTCATTCCACAGGCGGAAGAACTTCTGAGCAAAGCGGTGAAATTGGAACCAAAATTAATCGAGGCTTGGAATGAACTGGGAGAGTGCTATTGGAAAAATGACGACGTAAAAcaagcaaaaaattgttttgttggCGCTCTGCAACat GATAGGAATAAAGTATCTTTGCGAAATCTTTCGATGGTACTCAGACAAGAACAAACAGCATCTGTTGAAGAAcgaataaagaatattaagcAAGGAGTGGAATATGCTAAGGAGGCTGTCAGCCTTGACACGAGTGACGGGATCTCCTGGGCTATATTAGGGAACGCTTATCTGTCCTTCTTCTTCACAGTGGCACAAAGTCCCAGTACATTACGATCATGCATGTCAGCATATACCCAAGCG GAAAAAGATATCATCGCAAGAAGTAATCCAGATTTGTTTTATAACAAAGCAATA gcTCTGAAATATCAAGAAGAATATAACTTAGCGTTACAATCGTTCGAAAATGCAATGGCGCTCGATCCGCTGTGGGAAACACCGCGTAATAAACGCGACGAATTACTACAATATCTTAAAGATATACAAAactcaattaataataacggaTACGTAAAACCGAAACGATTATATCAAATGATACGG GCATTGGATATTAAACACTTAGGACCATATAAGGGTGGATCATACACATACGGTGGAAAGTctgtaaaattagatttaattccTTTACGGGAATTAACTCTTGGATTGAACACAGAAAAAGTTGTTTTTGGAAAAGTAGTTTGTTGGATTCAAGATTCTGATTGCGTCCCATT TGCTTTTTGTCTTGTGGACGAACAGAAGACGTGTATTGTTGTTACTGTATATAATTTAGCTAAAGGCCGAGGCGTCACGGTCGGAGATTCTGTTGGTATACCAGAACCTTTCGTTACACATCAGAAATTTTCCTATATGAATAAT GATTTTGATTACAAATCTATTCGCGTTGAAACCCCAATTGTACTTGTAGTTAATGGAAGAAAGTTAGGCCGAGAACAACAAGCCGGTGcaaatttacatacttttaaaaagacaGATTAG
- the LOC105831785 gene encoding torso-like protein, translating to MWPRTRLFLLASILALLMGVRVTRSQRPRLGGAVNVFSRYGYLSISMRVVPRNDTETWIFREPTLDIFKNSTPLPSKQRQAGKTGTTIFDGDFHMEFCDNIRQLLQAYFRDFTFEKLERPWRAFTGSWSKTAIARHLGINSSFITGDHCYVLVRVARFRDNQRLAGTAETLVLDDSVLRQTENVTVGDTASVVRFIRNFGSHYIASYITGNSLYQVFVYTPQVYSRIKERLKTRGVSELSALELNNYFSPWYAEHMGSIQSASGNRSVEAWAVQRLRVQYYIFTYASLLKLHGDTTLLKQLNSLLGDEALLQLQLRTLAPAFKDSKRRQWFLEVIDNYFKLWEVNM from the exons ATGTGGCCACGCACGCGGCTCTTCCTCctggcatcgatactcgcgTTGCTGATGGGCGTCCGCGTTACCAGATCGCAACGTCCGCGACTCGGCGGCGCCGTGAACGTCTTTAGCCGTTACGGCTACCTGAGCATCAGCATGCGAGTGGTGCCGCGCAACGACACGGAGACCTGGATATTCCGCGAGCCCACCCTCGACATCTTCAAGAATTCCACGCCGTTACCGTCTAAGCAACGGCAAGCCGGTAAAACCGGCACTACCATCTTCGATGGCGACTTCCACATGGAGTTTTGCGACAACATTAG acAGCTTCTACAGGCCTATTTCCGCGACTTCACTTTCGAGAAGCTCGAGAGACCGTGGCGTGCCTTCACCGGCAGTTGGTCGAAGACAGCCATAGCCAGGCACCTCGGCATAAACTCGTCCTTCATCACGGGCGACCATTGTTACGTCCTAGTGCGTGTCGCCAGATTCCGCGATAATCAGCGACTCGCCGGTACCGCCGAGACCCTCGTCCTCGACGATTCCGTGTTACGACAAACTGAAAACGTCACGGTCGGCGATACCGCGAGCGTAGTGCGATTCATCAGGAACTTTGGTTCGCACTACATCGCTTCCTATATCACGGGAAATTCGCTTTATCAA gtATTCGTGTACACTCCTCAGGTATACTCGCGGATAAAGGAGCGGTTGAAGACACGGGGAGTCTCGGAGCTGTCAGCCCTCGAGCTGAATAATTACTTTTCGCCGTGGTACGCGGAGCATATGGGTTCCATACAATCGGCAAGTGGCAATCGTAGCGTGGAGGCATGGGCTGTGCAACGTCTTCGGGTGCAATACTACATCTTCACTTACGCCAGTTTACTAAAGTTGCACGGCGACACTACATTGCTCAAGCAACTAAACAGCCTGTTGGGCGACGAAGCGTTACTGCAATTACAATTGCGAACATTGGCGCCCGCTTTCAAGGATTCGAAAAGACGTCAGTGGTTTCTGGAAGTGATTGACAACTATTTCAAGCTCTGGGAAGTGAATATGTGA
- the LOC105837739 gene encoding tetratricopeptide repeat protein 5 isoform X2 — MSAIIDDKVVAGAKSSNTIKEDPIVALMERVKALYLFRDRYFETHSIDEAIKKNTDVEKEMKDTLSKFDECKGYEIDGSRAKYYYLKGKALNVVDRFIPQAEELLSKAVKLEPKLIEAWNELGECYWKNDDVKQAKNCFVGALQHDRNKVSLRNLSMVLRQEQTASVEERIKNIKQGVEYAKEAVSLDTSDGISWAILGNAYLSFFFTVAQSPSTLRSCMSAYTQAALDIKHLGPYKGGSYTYGGKSVKLDLIPLRELTLGLNTEKVVFGKVVCWIQDSDCVPFAFCLVDEQKTCIVVTVYNLAKGRGVTVGDSVGIPEPFVTHQKFSYMNNDFDYKSIRVETPIVLVVNGRKLGREQQAGANLHTFKKTD, encoded by the exons ATGTCCGCGATTATAGACGATAAGGTTGTCGCGGGCGCGAAGAGCTCGAATACCATCAAAGAAGATCCGATCGTAGCATTAATG GAAAGAGTGAAAGCCTTGTATCTCTTCCGAGACCGTTATTTTGAGACGCATTCTATTGACGAAGCGATTAAGAAGAATACTGACGTAGAAAAGGAGATGAAAGACACATTGAGCAAGTTCGACGAGTGTAAGGGATACGAAATCGATGGCTCGCGtgcaaagtattattatttaaagggAAAGGCTCTGAACGTGGTGGACCGTTTCATTCCACAGGCGGAAGAACTTCTGAGCAAAGCGGTGAAATTGGAACCAAAATTAATCGAGGCTTGGAATGAACTGGGAGAGTGCTATTGGAAAAATGACGACGTAAAAcaagcaaaaaattgttttgttggCGCTCTGCAACat GATAGGAATAAAGTATCTTTGCGAAATCTTTCGATGGTACTCAGACAAGAACAAACAGCATCTGTTGAAGAAcgaataaagaatattaagcAAGGAGTGGAATATGCTAAGGAGGCTGTCAGCCTTGACACGAGTGACGGGATCTCCTGGGCTATATTAGGGAACGCTTATCTGTCCTTCTTCTTCACAGTGGCACAAAGTCCCAGTACATTACGATCATGCATGTCAGCATATACCCAAGCG GCATTGGATATTAAACACTTAGGACCATATAAGGGTGGATCATACACATACGGTGGAAAGTctgtaaaattagatttaattccTTTACGGGAATTAACTCTTGGATTGAACACAGAAAAAGTTGTTTTTGGAAAAGTAGTTTGTTGGATTCAAGATTCTGATTGCGTCCCATT TGCTTTTTGTCTTGTGGACGAACAGAAGACGTGTATTGTTGTTACTGTATATAATTTAGCTAAAGGCCGAGGCGTCACGGTCGGAGATTCTGTTGGTATACCAGAACCTTTCGTTACACATCAGAAATTTTCCTATATGAATAAT GATTTTGATTACAAATCTATTCGCGTTGAAACCCCAATTGTACTTGTAGTTAATGGAAGAAAGTTAGGCCGAGAACAACAAGCCGGTGcaaatttacatacttttaaaaagacaGATTAG